The following proteins are encoded in a genomic region of Novosphingobium sp. PP1Y:
- a CDS encoding TonB-dependent receptor, which translates to MGMRRYAIWCSSWACVSAATLALGVWSSPAAEAREAARRGIDIAASTLPEAIAELARETRVSIGTQGALPRLRTRRVRGNYSVGEALSQLLSGSGFVARQVSETAWRIEPAAAIGPAVPPPSPVSPPPPQPIVVTTTKQPLELLSVPAAVSVVALADEIHGIPTRASATVASQIEGLSLTSLGPGRNRMFLRGVADSAFSGESQSTVAVVLDEARLTYAAPDPDIRLVDIERVEVLKGPQGSLYGTGALGGIYRMVSHAPELDRTSLDVTAGTSLVAHGNTGYSGSAVANLPLVGERAALRLVGYGAKEPGWIDTGQRNDANWTRVSGARAGLAFIPANDWRLDLTGFGQWLRSSDTRYVYAPRSYSRDAQSPEPHDNDLIHFAGRLNGAAGSIDVTFASAMTWHDVDNTLDASLGADGFGLANPQSLLDKRHFRIWDSELRLRGHLGGVTWLAGISRLVARQRLATSLEDSAGAMETLDDDRRTSHDNAAYFDATVPVSGTISIDAGARLFRSSIRETRMLQAGPVSRERDKSGVTPSVALSWQPGSSSLVYVRYGSAFRQGGSDITSSGSIDTLGSDELASIELGWRQRMSGGGKLDLGAWFSNWHDLQSDVLEDNGLVETVNAGNARIFGIEGSLELPLGEGWQAEAGGNFTDARLIRNDLGFELEDRHLPVVPEYTVRAGLRRDFTLGQLNARAKLSLRYVGPARMSFDPDLDRRMGDLIESDFEVQVSDGIWQVGLNVQNLFADKGDVFAFGNALRYRTMPQFTPQQPTTISLNGSVHF; encoded by the coding sequence ATGGGGATGCGGCGTTACGCGATCTGGTGCAGCTCATGGGCCTGCGTCTCAGCGGCCACGCTGGCGCTTGGCGTCTGGAGCAGCCCGGCAGCTGAGGCGCGCGAAGCAGCGCGCCGCGGCATCGACATAGCTGCGAGCACACTGCCCGAAGCCATTGCCGAGCTTGCCCGCGAAACCCGGGTTTCCATCGGTACGCAGGGTGCACTGCCCCGCCTGCGCACAAGGCGCGTAAGGGGAAACTATTCGGTCGGCGAGGCGCTCTCGCAGCTTCTGTCCGGTAGCGGTTTCGTCGCAAGGCAGGTAAGCGAGACGGCCTGGCGCATCGAACCGGCCGCCGCCATCGGGCCTGCGGTGCCCCCGCCCAGTCCCGTTTCACCGCCGCCGCCACAGCCCATCGTCGTCACGACCACCAAGCAACCGCTGGAATTGCTCTCGGTTCCTGCCGCGGTTTCGGTGGTCGCCCTAGCGGACGAAATCCACGGCATCCCTACCCGCGCCAGCGCCACGGTTGCCTCGCAGATCGAAGGGCTTTCACTCACGTCACTGGGGCCGGGGCGCAATCGCATGTTCCTGCGCGGCGTTGCCGACAGCGCCTTCAGCGGCGAAAGCCAGTCGACGGTGGCCGTCGTATTAGACGAAGCGCGCCTCACTTATGCTGCGCCGGACCCGGATATCCGCCTCGTCGACATCGAGCGCGTCGAAGTGCTCAAGGGGCCGCAAGGCTCGCTTTACGGGACCGGTGCGCTCGGCGGCATTTACCGCATGGTGTCCCACGCTCCCGAACTCGATCGGACCAGCCTCGACGTTACTGCGGGAACCTCACTCGTGGCGCACGGCAATACCGGCTATTCGGGCTCCGCCGTGGCCAACCTGCCCCTGGTGGGCGAGAGGGCCGCCCTGCGCCTCGTCGGCTATGGGGCCAAGGAGCCCGGCTGGATCGATACCGGTCAACGCAACGACGCGAACTGGACGCGCGTGTCGGGCGCGCGCGCTGGGCTCGCCTTCATTCCGGCCAACGACTGGCGTCTGGACCTCACCGGCTTCGGCCAGTGGCTGCGCTCGAGCGACACGCGCTATGTCTATGCCCCGCGCAGCTATTCACGCGACGCACAATCGCCCGAGCCGCACGACAACGACCTCATCCACTTCGCCGGACGGCTGAACGGCGCGGCCGGCAGCATCGATGTGACGTTCGCCAGCGCCATGACCTGGCACGATGTCGACAACACGCTCGATGCATCGCTCGGCGCGGATGGCTTCGGGCTCGCCAATCCGCAGAGCCTGCTCGACAAGCGCCATTTCCGCATATGGGATTCCGAGCTGCGCCTGCGCGGTCACCTTGGCGGCGTAACCTGGCTTGCGGGCATCTCGCGCCTTGTGGCGCGCCAGAGACTGGCGACGTCACTTGAAGATAGTGCAGGCGCCATGGAGACGCTCGACGACGATCGCCGGACCAGTCACGACAATGCCGCTTATTTCGACGCGACTGTTCCGGTATCCGGCACGATCTCGATCGATGCCGGGGCGCGGCTTTTCCGCTCGTCTATCCGCGAGACGCGCATGTTGCAGGCCGGCCCCGTCTCGCGTGAGCGTGACAAGTCCGGCGTAACACCCAGTGTCGCTTTGTCCTGGCAGCCCGGCTCGTCCAGCCTCGTCTACGTGCGCTACGGATCGGCCTTCAGGCAAGGCGGATCGGATATTACGTCCAGCGGCAGCATCGACACGCTGGGCAGCGATGAACTGGCCTCCATCGAACTGGGCTGGCGCCAGCGGATGTCCGGCGGGGGCAAGCTCGATCTGGGCGCGTGGTTCTCCAACTGGCACGACCTGCAATCCGACGTGCTGGAGGACAATGGCCTCGTCGAGACGGTCAATGCCGGAAACGCCCGCATCTTCGGCATCGAAGGCAGCCTCGAACTGCCGCTGGGCGAAGGCTGGCAGGCAGAGGCCGGCGGCAATTTCACCGATGCGCGCCTGATCCGCAATGATCTGGGTTTCGAACTGGAAGACAGGCACTTGCCGGTCGTTCCCGAATATACCGTACGCGCCGGCCTGCGCCGCGATTTCACACTAGGACAGCTGAATGCGCGCGCGAAGCTGAGCCTGCGCTATGTCGGCCCGGCCCGCATGAGCTTCGATCCTGACCTTGACCGCAGGATGGGCGACCTGATCGAGAGCGATTTCGAAGTTCAGGTCAGCGACGGCATCTGGCAAGTGGGCCTGAACGTGCAGAACCTGTTCGCTGACAAGGGCGACGTCTTCGCCTTCGGCAATGCCCTTCGCTACCGCACCATGCCGCAATTCACGCCGCAGCAGCCCACGACGATTTCCCTGAACGGGTCGGTCCATTTCTAG
- a CDS encoding SDR family NAD(P)-dependent oxidoreductase encodes MLPLEGKRIAVTGAAGGIGTPVATLLREAGAHVIGIDRTESAACNASIVTDLSDETALARLAERLAGDCPDILVNIAGVMRFGLHQSQPIEALSLCYRINLLVPAVLARAVAAPMQARGSGQIVNIGSVLGAIPYPWFAAYSSSKAGLAALSQGLRRELMGSGVTVTHINPRAARTAFNNGEVNRFLEVTGMKADAPDWVARRIVSAIVERRETVSIGALERFYAALNAISPRLIDNGLAGQIRKARAEFC; translated from the coding sequence ATGTTGCCGCTTGAAGGCAAACGCATAGCCGTCACCGGCGCTGCCGGGGGCATCGGCACGCCCGTGGCCACGCTGCTTCGCGAGGCCGGAGCCCATGTCATCGGGATCGATCGCACAGAAAGCGCGGCCTGCAACGCCAGTATCGTCACCGACCTCTCGGATGAGACCGCCCTTGCCCGGCTTGCAGAGCGGCTTGCCGGCGATTGCCCGGATATCCTCGTCAACATCGCCGGGGTCATGCGTTTCGGCCTGCATCAGAGCCAGCCGATCGAGGCGCTGTCACTGTGCTATCGCATCAACCTGCTGGTGCCGGCCGTCCTCGCCCGCGCAGTGGCGGCGCCGATGCAGGCGCGAGGGAGCGGGCAGATCGTCAATATCGGCTCGGTCCTGGGCGCGATTCCCTATCCCTGGTTCGCCGCCTATTCGAGCAGCAAGGCGGGTCTCGCTGCCCTCAGCCAGGGCTTGCGGCGCGAGCTGATGGGCAGCGGCGTCACAGTCACCCACATCAATCCGCGGGCCGCGCGCACCGCATTCAACAACGGTGAGGTCAATCGCTTCCTCGAAGTGACGGGGATGAAGGCCGATGCACCCGACTGGGTGGCCCGGCGGATCGTCTCGGCCATCGTCGAAAGACGCGAGACCGTCTCGATCGGCGCACTCGAGCGCTTTTATGCCGCCCTCAATGCCATTTCCCCCCGCTTGATCGACAACGGACTTGCCGGACAGATCCGCAAGGCCCGCGCCGAGTTCTGCTGA
- a CDS encoding RNA polymerase sigma factor, whose translation MKFLAEIDMEPMPQQARASGLARVLEDERGPLLQFLTARCASADDAQDLLQDLWIKVGAQPAGPVANPRAYLFRMANNLVLDRLRGRQRAMRRERNWLEAESGGVAMPPEDRTDPGEPADEALARKQEAQILRDAIDALPEGAGRALRLYRFEGMGQGEIAEVMGISRSGVEKHLALAMKRLRAALSDCGCFDTATSSDRGADSGERPQMEQGQ comes from the coding sequence ATGAAGTTCTTGGCGGAGATCGACATGGAGCCGATGCCGCAGCAAGCGCGAGCCTCGGGGCTCGCCCGCGTACTCGAAGACGAACGCGGTCCCTTGCTGCAATTCCTCACTGCCCGTTGCGCTTCGGCGGACGACGCGCAGGACTTGCTGCAGGATCTCTGGATCAAGGTCGGCGCGCAGCCCGCAGGGCCCGTCGCCAATCCACGCGCCTATCTGTTTCGGATGGCCAACAATCTCGTTCTGGATCGGCTGCGCGGGCGACAACGCGCAATGCGGCGTGAGCGCAACTGGCTTGAGGCCGAGAGCGGCGGTGTCGCCATGCCGCCGGAAGACAGGACTGACCCCGGCGAACCTGCCGACGAAGCGCTGGCCCGCAAGCAGGAAGCGCAGATCCTGCGCGACGCCATCGACGCCCTTCCCGAAGGCGCTGGCCGGGCCTTGCGGCTCTATCGCTTCGAGGGAATGGGGCAGGGAGAAATCGCCGAAGTCATGGGAATTAGCCGCAGCGGGGTGGAAAAGCACCTCGCACTCGCCATGAAACGCCTGCGCGCGGCGCTGTCCGACTGTGGATGTTTCGACACGGCGACGTCTTCAGATCGAGGGGCTGACAGCGGGGAACGACCGCAGATGGAACAGGGACAATGA
- a CDS encoding TRAP transporter TatT component family protein has product MIKRSVLTFLAAPLLACALPSAAFADMASDVKAVNDGWAHITYEVKGSSTQTKALDQLAKQAATIVARYPGKAEPLLWQGIITSEQANRANIFHKMSLATRARDLIAKAYSLDPRAADGGAALSLGVLYYKVPGSPIGWGDDERAQKLLKQALAVDPNGLDSNYFYGDYLLDQGDKAGAKTYLQKALQAPHDPARPVWDAGRRREVRALLAKAG; this is encoded by the coding sequence ATGATCAAACGCAGTGTCCTCACGTTTCTGGCCGCCCCGCTGCTGGCCTGCGCCCTGCCCTCGGCCGCCTTCGCCGACATGGCGAGCGACGTTAAGGCCGTGAACGATGGCTGGGCCCACATCACGTACGAAGTGAAGGGTTCAAGCACGCAGACCAAGGCGCTGGACCAGCTGGCCAAGCAGGCCGCGACCATCGTCGCGCGCTATCCGGGCAAGGCCGAACCGCTGCTCTGGCAGGGCATCATCACCAGCGAGCAGGCCAATCGTGCCAATATCTTTCACAAGATGAGCCTGGCGACGCGGGCCCGCGACCTGATCGCCAAGGCCTATTCGCTCGATCCGCGCGCGGCGGACGGCGGAGCCGCGCTCAGCCTCGGAGTACTCTACTACAAGGTTCCGGGATCGCCGATCGGATGGGGGGACGACGAGCGGGCACAAAAGCTGCTCAAGCAGGCGCTGGCAGTTGATCCCAACGGCCTGGATTCCAACTACTTCTATGGCGACTACCTGCTGGATCAGGGAGACAAGGCGGGAGCGAAGACCTATCTTCAAAAAGCCCTGCAGGCTCCGCACGATCCTGCCCGCCCGGTGTGGGACGCAGGCCGCAGACGCGAAGTCCGGGCCCTGCTGGCCAAGGCGGGCTGA
- a CDS encoding class I SAM-dependent methyltransferase — protein MMLAHRLARQLAHPSGLPGRLLGNAMDVVNRKPTRLAVDLLAPGEGEAVLDAGCGTGAAMAELLARTDCLVTGADASATMLEAARQRFGARASYIEAKLEDLALPDATFDAVLALNVLYFEDSNHPMLHRMHRLLKTGGRIVAYVTDRQSMENWSFTREGFHRLFDRDALCAAFADAGFAQERIEVHEVAITRSVTGLLARAWRS, from the coding sequence ATGATGCTGGCTCACCGGCTTGCGCGGCAGCTTGCCCATCCCAGTGGCCTGCCCGGCCGCCTGCTGGGCAATGCCATGGATGTGGTCAACCGCAAGCCCACCCGGCTTGCGGTCGATCTCCTGGCGCCGGGCGAGGGAGAAGCGGTGCTCGACGCCGGATGCGGCACCGGCGCGGCGATGGCCGAACTGCTGGCGCGCACCGATTGCCTCGTCACCGGGGCCGACGCTTCCGCGACCATGCTGGAAGCCGCGCGGCAGCGCTTTGGCGCGCGTGCTTCCTATATCGAGGCGAAACTGGAAGATCTGGCATTGCCTGACGCGACCTTCGATGCGGTGCTCGCTCTCAATGTCCTGTATTTCGAAGATTCCAACCACCCCATGCTGCACAGGATGCATCGGCTGCTGAAGACTGGCGGGCGAATTGTGGCCTACGTCACCGACAGGCAGAGCATGGAAAACTGGTCCTTTACCCGCGAGGGCTTTCATCGGCTTTTCGATAGAGACGCGCTTTGCGCAGCGTTTGCAGATGCAGGGTTTGCACAAGAGCGGATCGAAGTGCATGAAGTGGCGATCACCCGATCGGTCACCGGTTTGCTCGCAAGGGCCTGGCGATCATGA
- a CDS encoding FecR domain-containing protein, producing MKREDDPILAEAVRWHLASGDDAMDWDAFTLWLEADPAHRKAFDEIALTDMMLGEHREELAEPAAPEFETPMEATYAEAANDRVVRPVFGKRLRWAGFAVAAALTAVLAVPQFMGPAPELYETAAASQRIALEDGSTILLAPRSHLTIEGRNRDRMALSGGALFDIRHDPSRRLTITAGDLAISDIGTRFDVQEQKDTVRVAVVEGKVQVSSQALDAPVKLAAGSGLDFDGAKGTATIASIKPIDVGSWQEGRLSYENARLVLVAADLHRYAGVSVEVPASLRDRRFSGTLIVDDGDAALRDLVQLMGLRLSGHAGAWRLEQPGS from the coding sequence ATGAAACGCGAAGACGATCCGATCCTGGCCGAAGCCGTTCGCTGGCACCTCGCCAGCGGCGACGATGCCATGGACTGGGATGCGTTCACCCTCTGGCTGGAAGCAGACCCTGCACACCGCAAGGCGTTCGATGAGATTGCCCTGACGGACATGATGCTCGGCGAGCATCGCGAGGAACTGGCAGAGCCCGCGGCGCCCGAGTTCGAAACCCCGATGGAAGCCACCTATGCCGAGGCTGCGAACGATCGTGTCGTGCGTCCGGTCTTCGGGAAGCGGCTGCGTTGGGCTGGATTTGCCGTTGCCGCGGCCCTGACTGCGGTTCTGGCGGTTCCCCAGTTCATGGGCCCCGCTCCAGAGCTTTACGAGACCGCAGCGGCATCGCAGCGCATCGCGCTTGAGGATGGCTCGACGATCCTGCTCGCCCCGCGCAGCCACCTGACCATCGAGGGCCGCAATCGGGATCGCATGGCCCTTTCCGGCGGCGCCCTGTTCGACATCCGCCACGATCCCTCGCGCCGCCTCACGATCACCGCCGGCGATCTTGCGATCAGCGACATCGGCACGCGCTTCGACGTACAGGAACAGAAGGACACGGTGCGCGTCGCCGTCGTCGAGGGTAAAGTGCAGGTCAGTTCGCAGGCGCTCGACGCTCCGGTGAAGCTGGCCGCCGGCAGCGGTCTCGATTTCGACGGCGCAAAGGGCACCGCGACGATTGCATCGATCAAGCCCATCGATGTCGGTTCATGGCAGGAAGGCAGACTTTCCTACGAAAATGCGCGACTTGTGCTGGTCGCCGCCGATCTGCATCGCTATGCGGGTGTCTCGGTGGAAGTGCCGGCGTCCTTGCGCGACCGGCGGTTTTCGGGGACGCTGATTGTCGACGATGGGGATGCGGCGTTACGCGATCTGGTGCAGCTCATGGGCCTGCGTCTCAGCGGCCACGCTGGCGCTTGGCGTCTGGAGCAGCCCGGCAGCTGA
- a CDS encoding thermostable hemolysin: MSETSSIDLVRRRYLEAHGANVQAGYGAILHVSYQNTAHAALGYRRAGEETLFLERYLDRPVEQCLTDALGHAVERSSVIELGNLAADDAFAMVTLWGMAANDLGADCEVAVATLTAPLRRMFERLGVTLHVLAKADLQRADDPVAWGNYYANDPMVCAGLIAQGQRAISAFLARRRKFAA; encoded by the coding sequence ATGTCAGAGACATCGTCGATTGATCTGGTCCGCAGGCGCTATCTTGAGGCGCATGGGGCAAACGTGCAGGCCGGATATGGCGCGATCCTCCACGTCTCGTACCAGAACACGGCTCATGCCGCGCTAGGCTATCGCCGCGCCGGTGAAGAAACTCTTTTTCTCGAACGCTATCTCGACCGTCCGGTGGAGCAATGCCTGACTGATGCGCTGGGTCATGCCGTCGAACGTTCCAGCGTGATCGAACTCGGCAATCTGGCCGCCGACGATGCCTTTGCCATGGTCACCCTCTGGGGCATGGCGGCGAATGACCTTGGTGCCGATTGCGAAGTGGCGGTGGCAACGCTCACCGCACCGCTGCGCCGCATGTTCGAGAGACTGGGCGTGACCCTGCACGTCCTTGCCAAGGCCGATTTGCAGCGCGCCGACGATCCGGTCGCCTGGGGCAACTACTATGCCAATGACCCAATGGTCTGCGCCGGCCTGATTGCGCAGGGCCAGCGCGCCATTTCCGCCTTCCTTGCCCGTCGCCGGAAATTTGCCGCGTGA
- a CDS encoding (2Fe-2S)-binding protein, with translation MKLRINDKEMDVEADGDTPLLWVLRDDLGMTGTKYGCGLAQCGACSVLVDGVVTRSCVTPLDAVALSAITTIEAIEETDLGKRVVEAWVRHQVPQCGYCQSGQVMAATSLLKETATPTDDEIRGAMINLCRCGTYNAIKAAMKDLAGTSETADSGDGLHLGAAEMVAGGAAVAAVAVAGTAAVRSKARSEKTGSEGDA, from the coding sequence ATGAAACTTCGAATCAACGACAAGGAAATGGACGTCGAGGCCGACGGCGACACACCGCTTCTGTGGGTGCTGCGTGACGACCTCGGAATGACCGGCACGAAATATGGCTGCGGTCTTGCGCAGTGCGGAGCCTGTTCGGTTCTTGTCGACGGGGTCGTCACCCGTTCATGCGTGACCCCCCTCGATGCCGTGGCGTTGAGCGCCATCACCACGATCGAAGCGATCGAGGAAACGGATCTCGGAAAGCGGGTGGTCGAGGCCTGGGTGCGCCACCAGGTGCCCCAGTGCGGCTATTGCCAGTCGGGACAGGTCATGGCGGCGACTTCGTTGCTCAAGGAAACCGCGACACCCACGGACGATGAGATCCGTGGAGCGATGATCAACTTGTGCCGCTGCGGCACCTACAACGCGATCAAGGCGGCGATGAAGGACCTTGCCGGTACGTCGGAGACTGCGGACAGCGGAGATGGCCTCCACCTCGGGGCTGCAGAGATGGTCGCAGGCGGCGCGGCCGTGGCGGCGGTGGCCGTAGCCGGCACGGCAGCGGTTCGATCCAAGGCCCGAAGCGAAAAGACCGGCAGCGAAGGGGACGCGTGA
- a CDS encoding AMP-binding protein, whose amino-acid sequence MTGLLETIRAHAEHNPLGIALDPVVSDCVTWRDLAERVGQAVAELRGDAQSGKPHVLRLDHGVEAAVLELALLDAGIPVLSLPAFFTDEQVRHAVSACGAGGECPSTPHPAPSLLPRLTARVTFTSGSTGTPKGVCLSQSHMLTVAASVVEALGTAHAGRHCALLPPGILLETVAGFFATMLAGGTYICPPQREVGLGDPFRPDFGAMVSRLAVWRITSLILVPEYLAGMVAVLERTGQRLPDLTLVAVGGARVPVELLQRARDLGLPVRQGYGLTECGSVVSLECADESLEGSVGRPLGHVRATIASDGEILLEGEMYLGTIGEPRTPGPLATGDIGRIDEHGRLWVEGRKTAMIVTSYGRNISPEWVEAELLLQPEIAQALVHGDGRPAPEALLVPASPDADIVKALAAANRTLPAYARVATWREAAPFTPANGMLTGNGRLRRKAIARTWLEGKPAFFDELEAATWRDRLRFLTIPQVRAGLAGTISRRTYLDYLIQAYHHVRHTVPLMQAARARLLDRPELVAALDEYIEEETGHEEWILADIAAAGGDADKARTCRPNPATQAMVDHAYARIGEGNAACFFGMVYVLESVSVALAQRGASAVAANLGLPPEAFTYLTSHGALDQDHMAFFAALVNRLDTPEDREAITRMAREMFALFGGMFAAIAMEDQDVAA is encoded by the coding sequence GTGACCGGTCTGCTGGAGACGATCCGTGCCCATGCCGAGCACAACCCGCTCGGCATCGCGCTCGACCCGGTCGTATCGGATTGCGTGACGTGGCGGGACCTGGCCGAGCGCGTGGGGCAGGCGGTCGCCGAATTGCGCGGCGATGCGCAGAGTGGCAAGCCCCATGTCCTGCGCCTCGATCATGGTGTCGAAGCAGCCGTTCTCGAGCTGGCGCTTCTCGATGCCGGTATTCCGGTCCTGTCGCTTCCTGCTTTCTTTACCGACGAACAGGTCCGTCACGCCGTTTCCGCCTGCGGTGCGGGGGGCGAATGTCCCTCCACACCGCACCCCGCGCCGTCATTACTGCCCCGTCTGACGGCGCGGGTTACCTTTACCTCCGGATCGACCGGCACGCCAAAGGGCGTGTGCCTGTCGCAGAGCCACATGCTCACTGTCGCCGCATCGGTCGTTGAAGCGCTGGGAACCGCCCATGCCGGCCGACACTGCGCCCTGCTGCCCCCCGGAATCCTGCTGGAAACGGTCGCCGGTTTCTTCGCCACCATGTTGGCCGGGGGGACTTATATCTGCCCGCCGCAGCGCGAGGTCGGGCTGGGTGACCCCTTCCGTCCCGATTTCGGAGCGATGGTCTCACGCCTTGCGGTGTGGCGGATCACGTCGCTGATCCTCGTTCCGGAATATCTCGCAGGGATGGTCGCGGTTCTCGAACGCACCGGCCAACGCCTACCGGACCTGACGCTGGTGGCTGTCGGCGGGGCACGGGTGCCCGTTGAACTCCTGCAAAGAGCCCGCGACCTCGGTTTGCCGGTCAGGCAGGGTTACGGCCTGACCGAATGCGGCTCGGTCGTATCGCTGGAATGCGCGGACGAAAGCTTGGAAGGCTCGGTCGGGCGCCCGCTCGGCCATGTCCGGGCGACGATCGCCTCCGATGGCGAAATCCTGCTCGAGGGAGAAATGTACCTTGGCACCATTGGCGAGCCGCGTACGCCGGGACCTCTGGCCACCGGCGACATCGGTCGCATCGACGAACATGGCCGCCTCTGGGTGGAAGGCCGCAAGACGGCCATGATCGTCACCAGCTATGGCCGCAATATTTCGCCGGAATGGGTAGAGGCCGAACTGCTGCTACAGCCCGAAATCGCCCAGGCCCTGGTCCATGGCGACGGCCGCCCGGCACCCGAAGCGCTGCTCGTCCCGGCATCGCCAGACGCGGATATCGTCAAGGCCCTTGCGGCGGCAAACCGGACGTTGCCCGCCTATGCACGCGTGGCCACCTGGCGTGAAGCGGCGCCGTTCACGCCAGCCAACGGTATGCTCACCGGCAACGGACGCCTGCGCCGCAAGGCCATCGCCCGGACATGGCTCGAGGGCAAGCCGGCCTTTTTCGATGAGCTGGAAGCTGCAACCTGGCGCGATCGACTGCGCTTCCTGACGATCCCGCAAGTGCGCGCCGGACTTGCCGGAACGATCTCGCGCCGCACCTACCTCGATTACCTTATTCAGGCCTATCACCATGTGCGCCATACGGTTCCGCTGATGCAGGCGGCGCGTGCTCGGTTGCTGGACCGGCCCGAACTCGTCGCCGCGCTCGATGAATATATCGAGGAAGAGACCGGCCACGAGGAATGGATCCTGGCGGATATCGCTGCGGCCGGCGGCGATGCCGACAAGGCGCGCACCTGCAGGCCTAATCCGGCAACGCAGGCCATGGTCGACCATGCCTATGCCCGGATCGGGGAAGGCAATGCCGCCTGCTTTTTCGGCATGGTCTATGTGCTGGAAAGCGTAAGCGTCGCCCTAGCCCAGCGCGGTGCCAGTGCAGTCGCCGCGAATCTTGGACTGCCGCCGGAAGCCTTCACCTACCTGACCTCGCATGGCGCGCTCGATCAGGACCACATGGCCTTTTTCGCCGCGCTCGTGAACCGGTTGGACACGCCGGAGGACCGCGAGGCCATCACCAGGATGGCGCGCGAAATGTTCGCCCTCTTCGGGGGCATGTTCGCCGCAATTGCCATGGAGGACCAGGATGTTGCCGCTTGA